The genomic window GTCATGGATGTactcattagcattgttaagtCACCCCTACCTGACCTGTGTAGTTAGGGGTGCCCCACCCACAATGCCTTAACCTGCCatcattacaaatattcatGTTTATGGAATTGTGCATCAGCTGCAAAATGCTATCAGATTTATTATAATATTTTGGTTTATGATTATATCATTATTTATAAAAGTGGATTGAAATAAGCTCTTACATGGTCTTTTGATTGCCAATGCATTTTTGATTGAAATGCAGCAGTTCCAAACCTGCATATGCACTTGGGGACAGTTCACTGATGATACAGGTGGGGGTGGAATGAAAGCCAGGAACACAGGAAATATATATGTAATGTTTAAATTCTCATTGCTGAATGTTAGAGACATTTGTCGCTATGTTTTGTTACAATCTGATCTGTCAGAAGAATTTTGGACATGTTATCAAAATCTGAGTCCCCTTTGTTCTGTATTCCTGTTGAGGGCTTTTATAATTTAATCAGGAATATACACGCCCATTTCAGCTGGTCTCAGCTGGTAGTGGTCTTCTGGGACATATCACGAGACACAGACAACATTTTCATTAACTGGATGAGTTTAGCAAGGGTGACCTTGAAATGACACATTGATGCTACATTGTCATCTCATCACTTTTTTGCATGTGGGCAGATGAGAAAATCGTCAGTATCAAATGAACTGCCATGGATGTTTGAAGCCTGTGTTTGAGTCAAAAGAGCTATCCTTATTAAGAAAATACTGTTGGACCGGATTCCAGTTCAGAAATGAAAGGCACACACTTTGTTCTTGAAGATTTTCTTGCCCCTTCCTGTCAATTCCATCTTAAAAAGGCATGTTTTGCATAATGCCAAGATGGAGGCGACAGTTCAGAAGTCTGTAGATGGAGCAATGACATCACAAGACAGCCTAAGACTAAGACTTAATGACCCCACAGTAATGAGACTTTACTGACCCTGCATCATTAGCCTGTGCCTAAACACTAATGGTTGGAACCCTGCTTATCTGAAGTGTATAGGACAGAGTGATGGATTCATGAGGttagttgccatggtaacatgcTGCCTATGACGTCAGTGGGAAAATGGGAAAAACGATGGGTGGTGGCTGGGTGATGGTCTGCATGTTTATCAGTCTCTTGTTTACTATCATGGAAATGTTTTATGGGGTGATGGTTTGTATCAAGGATTTGTCCCAAGAAGTAAACCATGAATCACGATTTTCCTGAGTTTCTGTAACATGCTCTTAATCATCAGAACATTTACACGCCCATGAGAAGAGCAGACCATAGCTCAGTGTTTGAGAGCAGAGAGCCATCAGTATGCTGCATTGAATTTTTGAGTCCAGAACATACTTTGAGTGTGATAAAATCAATTGATTTCGGATCATGTATTTTTGacaattttttaaatgtacatttgtatgaccagcctatactgtatacatgtaagggAAAAAAGCATACCATGACAAAATCCTTTTTATGCTTATGTTACGACACATATAGATAGCCCAAATAGATAGACACCTGTATGGTATTTTGTTAGCCCAGGCCAGTGCCTTACCACACAGGAGGGTTGTTGTACAGATGCCAATATATAATACAGCTATGATGTTCAAAATTACGTCTGGGTCTCAAGTTTTAGATACTGTCTATTCTGTTAGTACAGTAACACAGTTACAGATGGACAGGTACCTCTGGCATGCCTGGAGGTGTGTTTTTCTAGTAGTATTCCTAACTGTTGCAACTCTCCGCACAGAGCCACCTCCTTAGGCACCACCCCCCTCCAGCTGAAGGAGCAGACTCGAGACCCCCACAGTGTCAGATACACCACCGTCTGGTCTACAGCAGGGACTAGTGTCAGCAAGAAGGGGTCCAGACAAGATGTGCCCTTCGTCATGGAGGTACGAAAAGACTTGTAGGAGAAATGCCATGGTTTGATCATGATAGGGGGAAACTTGTTCTACCTTCCTGTATAAAATAAAGCAGGTTGAAGGTCTGAACATTGGTAATGCCACCTGTGTCTTTTATAACCATGCTATTGTAATGTTTTTGCTGCTCTTCCCTACCATGTTCTATGTGTAGGCACATCCTTGTTAGTTTGTGGACCCAGGTGGCACTGCGAGTCATGGCAATCAGAACCACACTTAGCATTCTAATTTCTAACGCAAGTGAAACCTGACACCCATTGCCTTGTATCACGTTGTACTGGTATGACCTTTTCTGAGTCATGATTCTATCATAGTCATCACAGCAAACTACAAGTACCATGTTCAGGAGGAATGGTAGGGTGGATGAATCATTTCTGACTCAGCAAGACTTCTGCTCCAAGTAGTCCTGACTAAGCACATTACCCGTGTTCCCCAGTCTGTTGCCAATAGGATATCATTTCAAGGTCAGAAGAACTTCCCCCTGGCCTTATCTCTGAAACACAGACTGGCAAAATGTTCCACGCCACAAAAAATCTATCAAACAAGTTACCATGAAAGATtgcaatgtacagtattttttaaGATGCAGGGTGAGGGTACaattattgatatctattgcacacaaaacaaaaaagaagaagccTAGATTATATGACTTACGCTTAGCACCTGAaagatttttgtttttcaaattgatGGGTGCATCAAtgtcaaacataaaatcaactTGCTATGGCCTTAGGCAAAGAAACCACATTTCTATTCACGATTGTCTAGATTGAAGAGCCAACTTTGTGTTTCAGCTATCCAATATCTGAAATGTTCTCCGCATTTATTGCAACATTCATAACCAATTTTGTATGCAGGGCTGTATCTGCAAGTGATGGAGCCCTGAATCTGTTATCTAGTCTATCGCTGAAAATGTCAGGCCATTTTGAAAGGTTAAGGTGTGAAATGTTTATCAGTCAAGTTAAATGTCAAAGCTTCTAGTTAATAGGTTAATGATTGAACCCCAATTGTCTAACACAGTGATAGATTGTGCATATATTGTTTACAGTTACAGCAAAGATTTTCTTGGGTTATCTTTTCTTTCAGAAGTGAGAGACTGTGAAGAatttttacatgtataacaagattggcaacataaaaagatgttgccatggcgacggtggtctctgttaacgttttcatttttagcccacatgcaaataaggacctcgcataaatcatatcagtcgatcaccttatttaccaaaataacacaagttgtccaatgtatgaaaatcttgttttcacaaaaaagatatcgtaccatttcctcataaattatgtaaatgaggccctctatgcaagatttatgtctaatagtggccacatttacttaacttccaaatggtgcaaaaatgaaatccccatcatttactactatagatttatagtattttgtcattaattatgcaaattaagtatcaatttgcataattgatatctatcgatatttatctctttctcagttacatatgtcatgtgtttgatagtcctataatagaatgcagctgatttattaactgtcctcattaattatccaaatcagatattgatttgcataattggcatatgattatgtaaatcatcacttaagctgtctacacaccaaaaattatgatgatccgtcatccccttcttgcgttattctctttcaaagtttgagtcaaaatcagctgcTGCAGttcccaaaaaagccgctagggggtccaaatctacaggacatattttcctaacaaagagctatccaccacttaaaatcatgactatagcatgttcagaagacaagatttgaaaagtgaaagttcccctgcagtaccatagaaagttgctagggggccaaaaatccaatcattacaaggtctcccacagacctactcacctacaaaatatgaagacaatacatccaggcattcttgagttatcgtcccatggactttcacattcctgtacaattcctagaattcttgcaatctgcacacaatatagtaaaaatttggctcgcccctgaggcgtcgccaaaaatttcACACTCAGATTTGTGAATAAACTAGTACCAGTAATCTAGGATCTGAAATAGCAAATCTTTGAAGTAAGATATCACTTTCTTATCTTGTGTCCAAAGTAACATCTTCTTTCAAATCAAACAGGaaactttacatacatgtaccatgttactgtattttatgtatgtttcaTTGCAGGGTTTGCATCAATGTGCCCTGAAATATTCCATATGTAAATAATTGCAAAATCACTATTATTTTGATATTGGTCAGAATTTAAGGACATCATTGTCAACTATTCTGAAACTGGGTGAGAAAATTAGTGTACCTTGTATGCTGATGAGATGATCTATCTTTGTGTCTGTCTCCCACAGTTTGATGGGCTGGGCATGCTGAAGGTGTGTCTCCAGTGTAAGTTCTACAAGGCCAGCGACTCGGACCACTGTAGCTGGGGAGACAGCTTCAAACAGATGGAGCTGAACTGCACACTTACAGAGGAGAGGACCTTCATCAAGGTCTACAACCAACAGTTAAAGTAAAGCCATGGCATCTCTAAGGCCGTAccaatttgttcattttgttctGTCTTATATGTTTCAAATCAGGTAATAGTTTTTAGATGATTTTATGCCAACTTTCAGTGCATTAGGAAATACATTCCAACTTGTATGATTGTTTTGTTAGTATTCAGTCTTTTGTCATGAAATAGTATGAATTTTTTAAAATATGAATAGAAGATTGAGATAAAGTGGTTACACTGTTACAGGTGTTTCAATGTGCTAATAGTATGTCGTCTTGCCATTGAATGTACTTAAGGGAAGACTGTGTGTAACTCGCAATATTGTAGCTGTTTCATCAGGTGTGACAATTGTATAGTCAGCACACAGGTGTTCCTGGAAAGACAAAGGttcaatgtcaaagtcaagGGTGTATGTCTAAGTGTAAGgttttttgttgtctgtatGAACAGTGCCAATGTGACATTCCAAAATTGTTTACCTTAATGTA from Branchiostoma lanceolatum isolate klBraLanc5 chromosome 4, klBraLanc5.hap2, whole genome shotgun sequence includes these protein-coding regions:
- the LOC136432932 gene encoding CB1 cannabinoid receptor-interacting protein 1-like → MGSDFIFKVTVSIRREDDGSPVFFKIDGGRFKTSERTIKLQADVQYRLDIEIKPSLYPKATSLGTTPLQLKEQTRDPHSVRYTTVWSTAGTSVSKKGSRQDVPFVMEFDGLGMLKVCLQCKFYKASDSDHCSWGDSFKQMELNCTLTEERTFIKVYNQQLK